One Dromiciops gliroides isolate mDroGli1 chromosome 3, mDroGli1.pri, whole genome shotgun sequence DNA segment encodes these proteins:
- the LOC122748179 gene encoding tumor necrosis factor receptor superfamily member 14-like, with the protein MQLRGQQQGTRASELLRPWYLHCPHYLFLSLPKMFIMFIITQLIPFMEALKCMAGESEVDGQCCPTCPPGFRVHEPCRTVRGITCVPCEPGTYTAQQSVLKKCLQCKVCDPALGFLTRKECSSTSNTVCSCSPGYFCASMKDDDCEMCIAHRDCSLGQYVKSRGTQRKNTICERCPAGTFSPSRPLHYCLSWTNCRAQGLSEEKPGTDTTDALCSLHSNFQPRIIIILNMVIISVLEFV; encoded by the exons ACCATGGTATCTCCATTGCCCTCattacctctttctttctttgcccaAGATGTTCATCATGTTCATCATTACTCAGCTCATCCCCTTCATGGAGGCACTGAAGTGTATGGCCGGGGAGTCTGAGGTGGATGGGCAGTGCTGCCCCACCTGCCCACCAG GTTTCAGGGTCCATGAGCCGTGCCGTACAGTGAGAGGCATCACGTGTGTGCCTTGTGAACCCGGGACATACACAGCACAGCAGAGTGTCCTGAAGAAGTGTCTCCAGTGTAAAGTCTGTGACCCTG cACTTGGCTTTCTGACCAGAAAGGAATGTTCATCTACATCCAATACTGTGTGTAGCTGTTCTCCAGGCTATTTCTGTGCCAGCATGAAAGATGATGACTGTGAGATGTGTATTGCTCACAGAGACTGCAGCCTTGGCCAATATGTAAAGTCTAGAG GCACACAGAGAAAAAACACCATCTGTGAAAGATGCCCAGCAGGGACATTTTCGCCCAGTAGGCCCCTTCACTACTGTCTGTCATGGACGAA CTGTCGTGCCCAGGGTTTATCTGAAGAAAAACCAGGCACCGACACCACTGATGCATTGTGCTCACTGCATAGTAATTTTCAACCCAGAATTATCATCATTCTCAACATGGTCATCATTTCTGTACTGGAatttgtataa